One window of the Corticium candelabrum chromosome 7, ooCorCand1.1, whole genome shotgun sequence genome contains the following:
- the LOC134182548 gene encoding CCR4-NOT transcription complex subunit 11-like, translated as MALSSKEFSALLSLLSEEGLASMPLETLSLMFQRSFNRPDHFKMGTALVLLLNEQDLLPGSSQRVAALFLLYDMFRAEPISTSPFAAFFAQLLAFDDDRPTAASQQSAFTQAEKNFLIQLVTTPPRELFKKTPRQIALGELPLLVTVDIATVRVALLERQTDLPVISQSGRSCVLSDPSSETK; from the exons ATGGCTTTATCTTCTAAAGAGTTCTCTGCACTTCTTAG CTTGTTGTCTGAAGAAGGACTGGCTTCCATGCCTTTGGAAACATTGTCTTTGATGTTCCAGCGATCTTTCAACAGACCCGATCATTTCAAAATGGGAACTGCTCTG GTTCTCTTGTTGAACGAGCAAGATCTTTTGCCAGGGAGCTCACAAAGAGTAGCGGCATTGTTCCTTCTCTATGATATGTTTCGTGCTGAGCCAATATCTACCAGCCCATTTGCAGCTTTCTTTGCTCAGCTATTGGCG TTTGATGATGATCGACCAACTGCGGCCTCTCAACAATCAGCTTTTACTCAGGCTGAGAAAAATTTTCTAATTCAGTTAGTGACTACACCACCTCGAGAG CTTTTTAAGAAGACACCTCGCCAAATTGCATTAGGAGAATTGCCACTGCTTGTA ACAGTGGATATAGCTACTGTACGTGTTGCACTGCTGGAACGTCAGACTGATCTGCCTGTGATAAGCCAGAGTGGCAGATCATGTGTCTTGTCAGATCCCAGTTCTGAGACAAAGTAA
- the LOC134182549 gene encoding transmembrane protein 222-like, whose protein sequence is MSNSAENTAEQKMPSIDCDRQRFPFCVVWTPLPLLTWLFPVIGHMGICTSAGVIRDFAGPYYVSEDEMAFGNPTKYWQLTPYKTKKAIWDDAVHLASEEYSHRMHNLFCDNCHSHVAMALNLMQYDGSSSWNMFKLTFFMLVYSQYVSFWAFVKTWLPFVLIVTLIILLVILL, encoded by the exons ATGTCGAACAGTGCTGAGAATACGGCAGAGCAGAAGATGCCTAGTATTGACTGTGATCGGCAAAGATTTCCTTTCTGTGTTGTGTGGACGCCTCTTCCTCTTCTAAC ATGGCTGTTTCCTGTCATTGGTCACATGGGTATCTGCACTTCTGCTGGTGTGATCAGAGACTTTGCAGGACCTTACTATGTCTCG GAAGATGAGATGGCATTTGGAAATCCAACAAA ATATTGGCAACTCACTCCGTATAAAACAAAAAAGGCAATTTGGGATGATGCAGTTCATCTGGCATCAGAGGAATACTCTCACAGAATG CACAATCTGTTTTGTGATAACTGCCACTCACATGTAGCAATGGCTCTTAATCTAATGCAATATGATGGCTCTTCATCTTGGAATATGTTCAAACTGACTTTCTTCATGTTGGTGTACAGTCAGTATGTTAG TTTCTGGGCATTCGTAAAGACCTGGTTGCCGTTTGTTCTCATAGTTACTCTCATCATCCTTCTGGTTATTCTTTTGTAA
- the LOC134182546 gene encoding phosphoinositide 3-kinase regulatory subunit 4-like — MGNELSGIAPSQILGVESYLSDLPSEFERNSRDVNLGSTRFLKVAKVKHKEGHVVVKLLVKHDPSLRLAPYQDELQVLKESISGCCNLLPFQQFFETERAGYLIRQYGRKTLYDSMSTRPFLSHIEKKWIAFQLLVALEQCHTHKVCHGDIKSENVIVTGWSWAMLTDFASFKPVLLPEDNPADFDFFFDTSRRRSCYIAPERFYDPNTVIADPFMGDGKQETVSGSSRDNTGNFSEPVLKKPTTLATLSPPMDIFAMGCVLFELFTDGRRLFDLSQLLAYRAGKYNVESELEHVEDESARSLIRHMVQVDPSKRLSANQYLTVWKDVLFPSVMYSFLIKYCKLFANQPVLSSDEKIARLKRDFTKILDELSWSKPREQSHLLTLPTYDCLVVIISLITSCLRSLQFTLSKLDALELLQQVGERSSDECTLDRLVPFMVRMVHDENSYVKAAALRVLTCTLERVHTLPRSETNIFPEYILPSVLRYVESDEVVVRIAFAENLASLADTALRFLDLAQLYTDDESSLYSGSHLQYQGSYQLELENLHDLFEKKVVALLCDTENIVKRTLLEYGIGKLCLFFGRQKANDVLLSHLITFQNDKSDWQLRGAFFESVVGLVTYVGWHSLTMIMPLLQLGLTDAEEFVVTKAINALRALCGLCLFRTSTVIECLDEILPFLFHPNMWIRYASVGFVIAVSKFFCVADVYCVLLPKLQPYLKHSIIQPSSAVVVLDALKEPLSRQVFDYIVKQPQLQLLLERLKDRESQDVSLNADVTPDDPLDQVFHKLQSLGVTAEDEYKLLCMRELLCKIHNVKLGAIDVKQHSGIIDVAGLSVQCHTMELKPSGDMKLEILQVSQTNRRNNTRRLSDPPAATDDWTEMFGKSKSSKAVNAKDLKQNVGGRELKTKSQSELSLKVSAQQMKQSREGKQQLQSDNSVTVRTSRNSERSGTPVRKQIVKGRSPTPPRNEVRNPQCKTDFQRYVDAKRDSYALDLRHFQQLSSSLAKCCPTEGGGWVPKGVLVAHYNEHKGYINRVSVMDDASFFGTCCDDGSVKLWNIQKIEKPGLTKQLRITYNKQGGKIKAMTFCGACSSFAAASDKGSVVLVSLNRMEETNSLKITDHLRLSLNVQETGNGVVEMAYFDTGKANVLACATVHGELIGYDVRAQNVAWRLQNNLKQGMITSFAVSPSQCWLTLGTSSGMHVCWDMRFQLPVLTWSHPGGHSIQRLVAHPQVNSHIFSSCHGSNEVDLWSMETGQRNQVFWASRNPPLSQQQDPSSRNLRINGMCCGWFDSGPYLLLGGTDRRLRLWDLTTPTDSHLVCNSGTDSYDVAVQYKHRVVDGLQVLIESDQKIHEEESTDDRERALLKPPPIGHMDSITDVAIAQGSYNYVITTSADGVVKVWK; from the exons ATGGGAAACGAACTGTCTGGCATTGCTCCTTCCCAGATACTTGGAGTAGAAAGCTACCTGTCAGACTTACCAAGTGAATTTGAACGAAACAGTAGAGATGTGAA tTTGGGAAGTACAAGGTTTTTGAAAGTGGCCAAAGTGAAACACAA AGAGGGACATGTGGTAGTGAAGCTTCTTGTAAAACACGATCCCTCCCTTCGACTTGCACCTTATCAGGACGAACTACAAG TGCTGAAGGAATCTATATCAGGCTGTTGTAATCTTTTGCCGTTTCAGCAGTTCTTT GAAACAGAGCGAGCTGGTTATCTCATTCGTCAGTATGGCAGAAAAACTTTATATGACAGCATGAG CACTCGTCCTTTTCTTAGTCATATTGAGAAAAAGTGGATAGCATTTCAGCTTCTTGTTGCTTTGGAGCAGTGCCATACTCATAAG GTTTGTCACGGAGACATCAAATCAGAGAATGTCATTGTAACTGGATGGTCATG GGCTATGTTGACAGACTTTGCTTCTTTCAAGCCAGTTTTGTTGCCAGAG GATAATCCAGCAGATTTTGACTTCTTCTTTGATACATCAAGACGACGTTCATGCTACATTGCTCCAGAACGCTTTTATGATCCGAATACTGTGATTGCTGACCCTTTTATGGGTGATGGAAAGCAGGAGACTGTTAGTGGTAGTAGCAGAGACAATACAGGAAATTTTAGTGAACCTGTCTTGAAGAAACCAACAACGTTAGCAACTTTATCTCCACCAATGGACATATTTGCAATGGG ATGTGTATTGTTTGAATTGTTTACTGATGGAAGGCGACTGTTTGATCTGTCACAACTGCTAGCATATCGAGCAGGCAAGTATAATGTGGAAAGTGAGCTAGAACATGTGGAAGATGAATCTGCAAGG AGTTTAATTCGTCACATGGTGCAGGTTGATCCATCTAAGAGACTAAGTGCCAATCAGTATCTCACTGTGTGGAAAG ATGTTTTGTTTCCATCTGTGATGTACTCGTTTCTTATTAAATACTGCAAACTGTTTGCTAATCAAccagttttgtcatcagatGAAAAGATTGCACG GTTGAAGCGAGACTTCACAAAAATTTTGGATGAATTGTCTTGGTCAAAGCCAAGAGAGCAGTCACATTTATTAACACTTCCAACTTATG ATTGTTTGGTTGTTATCATCTCACTGATAACATCGTGTTTAAGATCATTACAG TTTACTTTGTCAAAATTGGATGCTCTGGAACTTCTACAGCAGGTTGGAGAAAGATCAAGTGATGAGTGTACGTTGGATCGTTTGGTACCATTTATG GTACGAATGGTTCATGATGAAAATTCTTATGTAAAAGCTGCTGCTTTACGTGTTCTCACTTGTACTCTAGAACGTGTCCACACACTTCCGAGAAG TGAAACTAACATATTTCCAGAGTACATTTTGCCAAGTGTT CTTCGTTATGTAGAAAGTGATGAAGTTGTTGTGAGAATTGCATTTGCAGAAAATCTTGCATCTCTAGCAGATACAGCCTTAAG ATTCTTAGATTTAGCTCAGCTGTACACAGATGATGAGTCTTCACTATACAGTGGATCACACTTACAGTATCAG GGCAGTTATCAGCTGGAGTTGGAAAATCTTCATGATTTGTTTGAGAAGAAAGTAGTTGCATTGCTGTGTGATACG GAGAATATTGTGAAGAGAACATTGCTTGAATATGGCATTGGCAAGCTGTGTCTCTTTTTTGGAAGACAAAAAGCTAATGATGTATTGCTTTCTCATCTTATTACATTCCAAAATGATAAA TCGGACTGGCAATTGAGAGGCGCCTTTTTTGAAAGTGTAGTGGGTTTAGTGACTTACGTTGGATGGCACAGTTTGACCATGATTATGCCCTTGCTGCAGCTT GGATTGACTGATGCTGAAGAATTTGTTGTTACCAAGGCAATAAATGCTTTAAGAGCTTTATGTGGTCTTTGTCTTTTTCGAACTTCAACAGTCATTGAATGCCTTGATGAAATTCTTCCGTTCTTATTTCATCCA AATATGTGGATTCGTTATGCTTCTGTCGGTTTTGTGATCGCAGTGAGCAAGTTCTTTTGTGTTGCTGACGTTTACTGTGTATTACTTCCCAAACTGCAACCATATCTCAAACATTCAATTATTCAACCAAGTAGTGCA GTTGTTGTGTTGGATGCGTTGAAAGAGCCTCTTTCTCGTCAGGTATTTGATTACATTGTTAAACAGCCACAGCTCCAACTGTTATTGGAAAG actgaaagacagagaATCACAAGATGTGTCTTTGAATGCAGATGTTACACCTGACGATCCTCTCgatcag GTTTTCCATAAGTTGCAATCTCTTGGAGTGACTGCTGAAGATGAATATAAGTTACTG TGTATGAGAGAATTGCTTTGCAAAATTCACAATGTGAAGTTGGG GGCAATTGATGTTAAGCAGCACTCTGGCATCATTGACGTAGCTGGTCTTTCCGTCCAGTGCCATACAATGGAGTTAAAACCCTCAGGAGATATGAAATTGGAAATTCTGCAAGTCTCTCAAACAAA CAGACGCAATAACACAAGGAGGCTAAGTGATCCTCCTGCTGCT ACTGATGATTGGACTGAGATGTTTGGTAAGAGTAAATCTTCAAAAGCTGTCAATGCAAAAGACTTGAAACAAAATGTTGGAGGACGGGAACTGAAGACTAAGAGTCAGAGTGAACTATCACTGAAAGTTTCTGCACAACAAATGAAGCAAAGTCGAGAGGGAAAGCAG CAATTACAATCTGACAACTCTGTGACTGTTCGAACATCAAG AAACAGTGAACGCTCTGGAACTCCAGTTAGAAAACAGATTGTAAAGGGGAGGTCTCCTACTCCACCCAGAAATGAAG TTAGAAATCCACAGTGCAAGACAGACTTTCAAAGATATGTTGATGCAAAAAGAGACTCATATGCCTTAG ATTTGCGCCATTTTCAACAACTTTCTTCTAGTTTAGCAAAATGTTGTCCAACTGAAGGTGGTGGTTGGGTGCCCAAGGGTGTTCTTGTTGCTCACTATAATGAACACAAAGGATATATCAACAG AGTTAGTGTTATGGATGATGCTTCATTTTTCGGAACTTGTTGTGATGATGGATCAGTGAAACTGTGGAATATTCAGAAAATTGAAAAGCCGGGTTTAACCAAACAATTAAGGATCACATACAACAAGCAAG GTGGGAAAATCAAGGCTATGACCTTTTGTGGTGCATGTTCATCATTTGCTGCAGCATCTGATAAAGGATCTGTAGTTCTTGTGAG TCTGAACCGGATGGAAGAAACAAACTCACTGAAAATTACCGATCATTTGCGCCTATCTCTCAATGTTCAAGAAACTGGCAATGGAGTTGTGGAGATGGCTTATTTTGACACAG GTAAGGCCAATGTTCTCGCTTGTGCTACGGTACATGGTGAGTTGATTGGGTATGACGTGCGAGCGCAGAATGTTGCATGGCGATTGCAGAACAATCTCAAACAAG GGATGATTACTTCATTTGCTGTGTCACCAAGTCAATGTTGGTTAACACTTGGCACTTCATCTGGGATGCATGTGTGTTGGGACATGAGATTTCAGTTGCCTGTACTGACGTGGAGTCACCCAGGTGGCCACAGCATTCAACGTCTTGTGGCTCATCCCCAAGTCAACTCTCACATCTTCAGTTCTTGCCATGGTAGCAATGAAGTTGATCTCTGGTCAATGGAAACAGGCCAAAGAAATCAGGTGTTTTGGGCAAGCAGAAATCCACCCCTCTCTCAGCAGCAAGAT CCCTCATCACGAAATTTACGTATCAATGGTATGTGTTGTGGTTGGTTTGACTCTGGTCCGTATCTTTTGTTGGGAGGAACAGATCGTCGCCTAAGACTGTGGGATCTAACAACACCTACTGATTCACATCTTGTGTGCAACTCTGGGACAGACTCATACGATGTAGCTGTACAATACAAACATCGAGTTGTTGATGGACTCCAAGTGTTAATTGAATCAGATCAGAAGATTCATGAAGAAGAAAGTACCGATGACAGAGAACGAGCACTGTTGAAACCTCCACCTATTGGTCACATGGACAGCATAACCGATGTAGCCATAGCTCAAGGAAGCTACAACTATGTTATCACAACATCAGCAGATGGTGTTGTTAAAGTATGGAAATAA
- the LOC134182550 gene encoding F-actin-capping protein subunit beta-like, translated as MCQFCHVTCSGSFLQKQHSAFCPKARVNFKMTDQQLDCALDLMRRLPPQQIEKNLSDLIDLVPNLCEDLLSSVDQPLKVAKDKENGRDYLLCDYNRDGDSYRSPWSNKYDPLISDGALPSDRLRKLEIEANTAFDQYREMYFETGVSSVYLWDLDHGFAGVVLIKKAGDGSKKIKGCWDSIHVVEVQEKSGGRQAHYKLTSTAMLWLQTNKDASGMMNLGGSLTRQADTDCSVSEASPHIANIGRMVEDMENKIRSTLNEIYFGKTKDVVNDLRTVQGVESKTKQAMLANELRDTLRGRTAKT; from the exons ATGTGTCAATtctgtcacgtgacctgcTCTGGAAGTTTCCTTCAGAAACAGCATTCAGCTTTCTGTCCAAAAGCTAGGGTCAATTTTAAGATG ACTGACCAACAGTTGGACTGCGCTCTCGATTTGATGAGACGATTGCCGCCGCAGCAAATTGAGAAGAATCTAAGCGATTTGATAGATTTG GTTCCAAATCTTTGTGAAGATCTTCTTTCGTCAGTTGACCAGCCCTTGAAAGTAGCCAAAGACAAGGAGAATGGAAGAGACTATTTGTTGTGCGACTACAACAGAGATGGAGACAGCTACAG GTCGCCGTGGAGTAACAAGTATGATCCCCTCATTAGTGATGGTGCTCTGCCTTCTGATCGTTTAAGAAAGCTGGAAATTGAAGCAAACACTGCGTTTGACCAGTACAGAGAGAT GTACTTTGAAACTGGAGTGTCGTCTGTGTATTTATGGGATTTGGATCATGGATTTGCTGGCGTCGTTCTAATCAAAAAAG CTGGTGATGGGTCCAAAAAGATCAAAGGATGTTGGGATTCAATTCATGTTGTTGAAGTTCAGGAGAAGAGTGGGGGTAGACAAGCACACTACAAACTGACATCAACTGCAATGCTGTGGTTACAG ACTAACAAAGATGCATCTGGCATGATGAATCTTGGTGGAAGTCTAACTAGACAA GCTGACACGGACTGCTCAGTGTCCGAAGCAAGTCCACACATAGCCAATATTGGTAGAATGGTGGAG GACATGGAGAACAAGATACGTTCTACATTAAATGAGATCTATTTCGGCAAAACCAAAGATGTTGTGAATGATCTgag AACTGTACAAGGAGTGGAATCCAAAACCAAGCAAGCAATGCTTGCTAATGAACTGCGAGACACTCTAAGAGGCCGTACTGCAAAGACATAA